The Metabacillus sediminilitoris genome window below encodes:
- the ezrA gene encoding septation ring formation regulator EzrA produces MEVIVGLILLLCILFGVGYIYRRRIYKDVDRLEAWKIQIMNRSIIDELSKVKELKMVGQAEELFDQWRNEWDEIITTQLPEVEELLFDAEDHSDKYRFKKARNVLGHIEKVLTTVDENIDKIIEEINELVSSEEKNKVESEEIKQQVKKVKKTLLAHSYQFGKAHGKLEEKLAEVSEVLKQFDSETEEGNYLAAREILLKVKKELEHLQVKTNDIPKLLTECNITLPNLLNELEEGYKEMVGNGYYLEHIQVEIEIDKINKQIEGYRKQLENAEIDDVAESLQAIQESIDTIYDLLEKEVESNQFVKQAKETINHKLIELSEQNIATIEETNLVKQSYQLSNTELDRQKQIEKQLSQIVKKFEHINQNLQNDHVAHSIIKDELGEIDKQISQLLDDHNEYRDMLQTLRKDELQARESLNNLKRVLLEASRAVHQSNIPGLPVDFVELIDKARIEVQKVTLKLDEIPLNMIVVNQLLEDAVQTVESLKQYADEIIEQVTLVEKVIQYGNRYRSRNSQLATKFREAEELFRNYEYRKSLEAAAAALEQIEPGSLSKIQEIINEQKLK; encoded by the coding sequence ATGGAAGTAATAGTTGGTTTAATTCTCCTTCTATGTATTCTGTTTGGTGTGGGATACATTTATAGAAGAAGAATCTATAAAGATGTTGATCGGTTAGAAGCTTGGAAAATTCAAATCATGAATCGGTCGATAATTGATGAATTATCAAAAGTTAAAGAATTAAAAATGGTGGGCCAAGCAGAGGAACTATTTGATCAATGGAGAAATGAATGGGATGAAATTATCACAACTCAGCTACCTGAAGTAGAGGAACTCCTCTTTGATGCAGAGGATCACTCTGATAAATATCGATTTAAAAAAGCTAGAAATGTTCTTGGACATATCGAAAAAGTTTTGACAACAGTTGATGAAAATATTGATAAAATCATCGAGGAAATAAATGAACTAGTTTCTAGTGAGGAAAAAAACAAGGTAGAGAGTGAAGAAATCAAGCAACAAGTCAAAAAAGTGAAAAAAACATTGCTAGCACACAGTTATCAGTTTGGCAAAGCACATGGAAAATTAGAGGAGAAATTAGCTGAAGTTTCAGAAGTTCTTAAACAATTTGATTCCGAAACAGAAGAGGGAAACTATTTAGCTGCTAGGGAGATACTGTTAAAAGTGAAGAAGGAACTTGAGCATCTTCAGGTTAAAACAAATGACATCCCTAAACTGCTCACCGAATGTAATATTACATTACCTAACCTTCTAAATGAGTTAGAAGAAGGTTATAAAGAAATGGTTGGTAATGGCTATTATTTAGAACATATTCAAGTTGAAATAGAAATCGACAAAATTAACAAGCAAATAGAAGGATATCGGAAGCAACTTGAAAATGCTGAGATTGACGATGTCGCGGAAAGTTTGCAAGCCATACAAGAATCAATTGATACAATTTATGATCTATTAGAAAAAGAAGTTGAGTCAAATCAATTTGTTAAGCAAGCGAAAGAAACAATTAATCATAAATTGATTGAACTATCTGAACAGAATATAGCAACGATCGAAGAAACCAATCTCGTCAAACAAAGCTATCAATTGTCTAACACTGAACTTGATAGACAAAAACAAATTGAAAAACAACTGTCACAAATTGTAAAGAAATTCGAGCATATCAATCAAAATTTACAAAATGACCATGTTGCACATTCGATTATTAAAGATGAACTTGGAGAAATAGATAAGCAAATTTCTCAGCTTTTAGACGATCATAACGAATATCGTGATATGCTTCAAACTCTTAGAAAAGACGAGCTACAAGCACGAGAGAGTTTAAATAATTTAAAGAGAGTATTATTAGAAGCAAGTAGAGCGGTTCATCAAAGTAATATACCTGGTTTGCCTGTTGATTTCGTTGAGCTTATTGACAAAGCAAGAATAGAAGTTCAAAAAGTAACATTAAAATTAGATGAAATTCCACTTAATATGATTGTCGTAAATCAATTGCTTGAAGATGCAGTTCAAACAGTAGAATCTCTAAAACAATATGCTGATGAAATAATTGAACAAGTCACATTAGTTGAAAAGGTTATTCAATATGGCAATAGGTATCGCAGTCGAAATTCTCAACTTGCCACAAAGTTTAGAGAAGCTGAGGAATTGTTTAGAAATTATGAATACAGGAAGTCATTAGAAGCAGCAGCAGCAGCCCTTGAACAAATTGAACCTGGCTCGCTATCAAAAATACAAGAAATCATAAATGAACAAAAGCTTAAATAA